The Macaca nemestrina isolate mMacNem1 chromosome 12, mMacNem.hap1, whole genome shotgun sequence genome contains a region encoding:
- the LOC105469696 gene encoding aldehyde dehydrogenase family 3 member B2 produces MKDEPGSTNLFTKLDSVFIRKEPFGLVLIIAPWNYPVNLTLVPLVGALAAGNCVVLKPSEISQGTEKVLAEVLPQYLDQSCFAVVLGGPQETGQLLEHRFDYIFFTGSPRVGKIVMTAAAKHLTPVTLELGGKNPCYVDDNCDPQTVANRVAWFRYFNAGQTCVAPDYVLCSPEMQERLLPALQSTITHFYGDDPQSSPNLGRIINQKQFQRLRALLGCGHVAIGGQSDESDRYIAPTVLVDVQETEPVMQEEIFGPILPIVNVRSVDEAIEFINRREKPLALYAFSNSSQVVNQMLERTSSGSFAGNDGFLYVSLLSVPLGGVGHSGMGRYHGKFTFDTFSHHRTCLLAPSGLEKLKEIRYPPYTDWNQQLLRWGMGSNSCTLL; encoded by the exons ATGAAGGACGAACCGGGCTCCACGAACCTG TTCACGAAGTTGGACTCGGTCTTCATCCGGAAGGAACCCTTTGGCCTGGTCCTCATCATCGCACCCTGGAACTACCCCGTGAACCTGACCCTGGTGCCCCTGGTGGGCGCCCTCGCTGCAG GGAATTGCGTGGTGCTGAAGCCGTCAGAAATCAGCCAGGGCACAGAGAAGGTCCTGGCGGAGGTGCTGCCCCAGTACCTGGACCAG AGCTGCTTTGCCGTGGTGCTGGGCGGGCCCCAGGAGACGGGGCAGCTGCTGGAGCACAGGTTCGACTACATCTTCTTCACGG GGAGCCCTCGTGTGGGCAAGATTGTCATGACTGCTGCCGCCAAGCACCTGACACCTGTCACCCTGGAGCTGGGGGGCAAGAACCCCTGCTACGTGGACGACAACTGCGACCCCCAGACCGTGGCCAACCGCGTGGCCTGGTTCCGCTACTTCAACGCCGGCCAGACCTGCGTGGCCCCCGACTACGTCCTGTGCAGCCCCGAGATGCAGGAGAGGCTGCTGCCCGCCCTGCAGAGCACCATCACCCATTTCTATGGCGACGACCCCCAGAGCTCCCCAAACCTGGGCCGCATCATCAACCAGAAACAGTTCCAGCGGCTGCGGGCACTGCTTGGCTGCGGCCACGTGGCCATTGGGGGCCAGAGTGACGAGAGCGATCGCTACATCG CCCCCACAGTGCTGGTGGACGTGCAGGAGACGGAGCCGGTGATGCAGGAGGAGATCTTCGGGCCCATCCTGCCCATCGTAAATGTGCGGAGCGTGGACGAGGCCATCGAGTTCATCAACAGGCGGGAGAAGCCCCTGGCCCTGTACGCCTTCTCCAACAGCAGCCAG GTTGTGAACCAGATGCTGGAGCGGACCAGTAGTGGCAGCTTTGCAGGCAACGACGGCTTCCTCTATGTGTCTCTGCTGTCTGTGCCGCTGGGGGGAGTTG GCCACAGCGGGATGGGCCGGTACCACGGCAAGTTCACCTTCGACACCTTCTCCCACCACCGCACCTGCCTGCTCGCCCCCTCCGGCCTGGAGAAGTTAAAGGAGATCCGCTACCCGCCCTACACTGACTGGAACCAGCAGCTGTTACGCTGGGGCATGGGCTCCAACAGCTGCACCCTCCTATGA